Proteins encoded by one window of uncultured Draconibacterium sp.:
- the accC gene encoding acetyl-CoA carboxylase biotin carboxylase subunit: MNKIKKILIANRGEIAIRVMRTCRELDIETVAIYSEADRTSLHVRYAHEAYYVGKAPSSESYLNVDKIIEIAKASGADAIHPGYGFLSENADFARRCTDEGIIFIGPSPEVIIQMGDKIQARDAMTAAGIPVVPGTDGEIKSEEEALEVIKSIGLPVMIKASAGGGGKGMRLVKNESEVVSAVRAARSEAKSAFGDDAVYIEKYITSPHHIEFQILADQHGNTVHLFERECSVQRRHQKMIEETPSPLMTQELRDEMGRSAVEAAKAVNYVGAGTIEFLVDNDLNYYFLEMNTRLQVEHPITERVTGIDLVKQQIYVAEGRELEFGQNDLKQKGHAIECRVYAEDPDNNFMPSAGKVYKISAPLGLGVRTDGYVYEGYEIPIYYDPMISKLIVWGKTRDEAIARMRRALYEYKITGVKTSIKMLERVMNNENFIAGNYDTHFIEKNQEQLLSKSSKDNPEDMVIIAAFIDYLDKLGNVSAATKEFTPAQSRWKKISYVNHF; encoded by the coding sequence ATGAATAAAATCAAAAAGATTCTAATCGCAAACCGGGGCGAAATTGCCATTCGGGTTATGCGAACTTGCCGGGAACTTGATATTGAAACAGTTGCCATTTACTCTGAAGCCGACAGAACATCGTTACATGTACGATATGCGCATGAAGCCTATTATGTTGGCAAAGCTCCATCGAGCGAGAGTTACCTTAACGTTGATAAGATTATAGAAATTGCTAAGGCAAGTGGCGCCGATGCCATCCATCCGGGTTACGGATTCTTATCGGAGAATGCCGATTTTGCAAGACGATGTACCGATGAAGGAATCATTTTTATTGGTCCTTCTCCTGAAGTGATTATCCAAATGGGCGATAAAATTCAGGCGCGTGATGCAATGACAGCGGCAGGAATTCCGGTTGTTCCGGGAACCGACGGCGAGATAAAATCGGAAGAAGAAGCCTTGGAAGTAATTAAAAGCATTGGCCTTCCGGTAATGATAAAAGCATCGGCCGGTGGTGGCGGAAAAGGAATGCGCTTAGTTAAAAATGAGTCGGAAGTTGTATCTGCAGTTCGTGCAGCACGTTCTGAAGCCAAATCCGCTTTCGGTGACGATGCCGTTTATATTGAGAAATACATTACTTCGCCGCATCACATCGAGTTTCAGATTTTGGCCGACCAGCATGGAAATACCGTTCACCTTTTCGAGCGTGAATGTTCGGTTCAGCGCCGTCACCAAAAAATGATTGAAGAAACACCTTCGCCCTTAATGACGCAGGAACTGCGCGATGAAATGGGGCGATCGGCTGTTGAAGCAGCAAAAGCTGTAAATTATGTAGGTGCAGGAACAATCGAATTTTTGGTTGACAATGACCTGAATTACTATTTCCTTGAAATGAATACGCGATTACAGGTGGAACACCCGATTACAGAACGTGTAACAGGCATCGACCTTGTAAAACAACAAATTTATGTGGCCGAAGGTCGCGAACTCGAGTTTGGGCAAAACGACCTAAAACAAAAAGGTCATGCTATTGAGTGCAGGGTTTATGCTGAGGATCCGGATAACAATTTTATGCCGAGTGCTGGTAAAGTTTATAAAATATCGGCACCGCTTGGATTAGGCGTGCGTACCGATGGTTATGTGTACGAAGGTTATGAAATTCCGATCTATTATGATCCAATGATCTCGAAACTGATCGTTTGGGGAAAAACCAGGGATGAAGCCATTGCCAGAATGCGCAGGGCGCTTTATGAATACAAAATTACCGGTGTAAAAACTTCAATAAAAATGTTGGAGCGTGTAATGAACAATGAAAACTTCATTGCCGGAAATTACGACACACATTTTATCGAAAAGAACCAAGAGCAATTGCTTTCTAAAAGTTCAAAAGACAATCCCGAAGATATGGTTATTATAGCTGCATTTATTGATTACCTCGACAAGTTAGGTAACGTTTCGGCAGCAACAAAAGAGTTTACTCCGGCACAAAGTCGCTGGAAAAAAATCTCGTATGTAAATCATTTTTAA
- a CDS encoding biotin/lipoyl-containing protein: protein MAVEIKIGDRVAWVNLLKQDGNILEIEVDGKVYNVDLMHTADGTFSILQGGHSYNIELVPDTTPKKYTAYTLYDNFDVEVVDAEARYLQNRNANGNGQGDNKISSPMPGKVVKVLVEEGDVVKEGDTVIIISAMKMESEYKAPKDGTVKKVNVTNQDTIDSNQVLIELD, encoded by the coding sequence ATGGCTGTTGAAATTAAAATTGGCGATAGAGTAGCATGGGTCAACTTGTTAAAACAAGATGGTAATATTCTTGAAATTGAAGTGGACGGAAAAGTTTACAATGTCGACCTTATGCATACTGCCGACGGAACATTTTCAATTCTTCAAGGAGGTCACTCGTACAATATTGAATTGGTTCCCGACACCACTCCTAAAAAATACACGGCATATACCTTATACGATAATTTTGATGTGGAAGTAGTTGATGCCGAAGCGCGTTACCTGCAAAACAGAAATGCGAACGGCAACGGACAAGGTGATAATAAAATCTCGTCGCCTATGCCAGGCAAAGTTGTTAAAGTTTTAGTAGAAGAAGGTGATGTAGTAAAAGAGGGAGATACTGTAATCATTATTTCTGCCATGAAAATGGAGAGTGAGTACAAAGCCCCAAAAGACGGAACAGTAAAAAAAGTAAATGTAACAAACCAGGATACCATTGATAGCAACCAGGTATTGATTGAACTTGACTAA
- a CDS encoding acyl-CoA carboxylase subunit beta, with product MDLKAKYEQLEELNAQAELGGGKERIDKQHAAGKKTARERILQLLDPGTFTEIDKLMTHRNYDFGMEANKVLGDGLISGYGKVNGRLVYVFAQDFTVFGGSLSRANADKIVKIQELALKMGAPVVGLNDSGGARIQEGVESLAGYADIFYNNVISSGVIPQISAILGPCAGGAVYSPALTDFIFMVNEKSHMFVTGPEVIKTVTHEDVSKEELGGALTHSSKSGVAHFTGNDEEQTIMMVRELLSFIPSNNLEDPPVKTTIDPSDRIIEELQDIVPADPNKPYDMHDIIQNVIDNKHFLEVQPQYAQNMIVGFARFAGKPVGVVANQPAHLAGVLDINSSVKAARFVRFCDAFNLPLVTFVDVPGFLPGTGQEFGGIIKHGAKLLYAFAEATVPKITVITRKAYGGAYDVMSSKHIGADVNLAYPTAEIAVMGPEGAINIIHREKMTDDEKAAKVQDYRDKFANPYKAASLGYIDEIINPRDTRKKVIDALDMTHNKRKSNPPKKHGNIPL from the coding sequence ATGGATTTAAAAGCAAAATACGAACAGCTTGAAGAACTAAACGCGCAAGCTGAGTTAGGTGGAGGTAAAGAAAGAATCGACAAACAACATGCTGCAGGCAAAAAAACTGCCCGCGAGCGTATTCTTCAATTACTCGATCCCGGAACATTTACCGAAATCGACAAATTAATGACTCACCGTAATTACGATTTTGGCATGGAAGCCAATAAAGTTTTAGGTGACGGTTTAATTTCAGGATATGGAAAAGTAAATGGAAGACTGGTGTATGTTTTTGCACAGGATTTTACCGTATTTGGCGGCTCATTGAGTCGCGCAAATGCTGATAAAATTGTAAAAATTCAGGAATTGGCCCTAAAAATGGGCGCTCCTGTTGTTGGTTTAAACGACTCGGGCGGCGCCCGTATACAGGAAGGTGTTGAAAGTTTGGCCGGTTATGCCGACATTTTCTACAACAACGTTATTTCATCGGGAGTAATTCCTCAAATATCAGCTATCCTCGGGCCTTGTGCCGGCGGAGCAGTTTACTCTCCTGCCCTCACCGATTTTATTTTTATGGTGAACGAGAAAAGTCACATGTTTGTAACAGGTCCTGAGGTGATAAAAACCGTTACGCACGAAGACGTTTCGAAAGAAGAATTAGGAGGAGCACTTACGCATAGCTCAAAAAGTGGTGTAGCTCATTTTACAGGAAACGATGAAGAACAAACCATTATGATGGTTCGTGAACTGCTGAGTTTTATCCCATCAAATAACCTTGAAGATCCTCCGGTAAAAACTACAATCGATCCGTCGGACAGGATTATTGAGGAATTGCAAGACATTGTTCCGGCCGATCCCAACAAACCTTACGACATGCACGACATTATCCAGAATGTTATCGACAATAAGCATTTTCTGGAAGTACAACCACAATATGCTCAAAACATGATAGTTGGATTTGCACGTTTTGCAGGTAAACCGGTGGGCGTTGTTGCCAACCAACCGGCACATTTGGCTGGTGTACTTGATATCAACTCATCAGTTAAAGCAGCCCGTTTTGTTCGTTTCTGCGATGCTTTTAATTTACCGCTGGTAACCTTTGTTGACGTACCGGGATTCTTACCCGGAACCGGTCAGGAATTTGGAGGTATTATAAAACATGGCGCCAAACTGCTTTATGCATTTGCAGAAGCTACGGTTCCTAAAATTACGGTTATTACACGTAAAGCTTATGGTGGTGCCTACGATGTAATGTCGAGCAAGCACATTGGAGCCGATGTAAACCTGGCCTATCCAACCGCTGAAATTGCAGTTATGGGACCTGAAGGAGCAATAAACATTATTCATCGCGAGAAAATGACTGATGACGAAAAAGCTGCCAAAGTACAGGATTACCGCGATAAATTTGCAAATCCATATAAAGCTGCATCCTTAGGTTACATCGATGAGATCATCAATCCCCGCGATACCCGTAAAAAAGTAATCGATGCACTTGATATGACTCATAACAAGCGAAAGTCTAATCCACCTAAAAAACATGGAAATATTCCGTTATAG
- the rpsF gene encoding 30S ribosomal protein S6, with translation MLNQYETVFICTPVLSEPQVKEAVTKFKDLITENGGEMIHEEDWGMKKLAYPIQKKSTGFYHLFEFKADPAFITKMETDFRRDERVIRFMTVKLDKYAVAYSEKRRKLQKAKSEKKED, from the coding sequence ATGTTGAATCAGTACGAAACCGTTTTCATTTGTACTCCCGTTTTATCTGAGCCACAGGTAAAGGAAGCGGTAACAAAATTCAAGGATCTCATCACCGAAAATGGAGGTGAAATGATCCATGAAGAAGATTGGGGAATGAAAAAACTGGCTTACCCAATTCAAAAGAAATCTACTGGCTTTTATCACTTATTTGAGTTCAAAGCCGATCCTGCATTCATTACAAAAATGGAGACAGATTTCCGTCGCGACGAGCGCGTTATCCGCTTCATGACTGTAAAACTCGACAAGTATGCTGTTGCATACAGCGAGAAGAGGAGAAAACTTCAGAAAGCAAAATCAGAAAAAAAGGAGGATTAA
- the rpsR gene encoding 30S ribosomal protein S18, translating into MAQGSEIRYLTPPSVEIKKKKYCRFKKNGIKYVDYKDPEFLKKFLNEQGKILPRRITGTSLKYQRKVGQAVKRARQVALLPFVTDMMK; encoded by the coding sequence ATGGCACAAGGAAGTGAAATCAGATACCTGACTCCACCGTCAGTAGAGATCAAAAAGAAAAAATATTGCCGTTTCAAGAAAAACGGAATCAAATATGTTGATTACAAAGACCCTGAGTTTTTGAAAAAATTCCTGAACGAGCAAGGTAAAATTTTACCTCGCCGAATCACCGGAACTTCGTTAAAGTATCAGCGCAAAGTTGGCCAGGCCGTTAAGCGTGCTCGCCAGGTTGCATTGTTACCATTTGTAACCGACATGATGAAATAA
- the rplI gene encoding 50S ribosomal protein L9, with product MEIILLQDVERLGSKDDIVEVKGGYARNFLIPTQKAVVATESAKKVLAENIKQRAHKEAKLKEEASKIAEQIVAKKISIGAKTSTSGKIFGSVNTIQLAEAINKKGFEIDRKQISIPEDSIKEVGTHTAKIKLHKEVVVEIEFEVVAE from the coding sequence ATGGAAATTATATTATTACAAGACGTAGAGCGTTTAGGAAGCAAAGACGATATTGTTGAAGTAAAAGGTGGTTACGCACGTAACTTTCTGATTCCAACACAAAAAGCAGTTGTTGCTACCGAGTCGGCCAAAAAAGTTTTGGCTGAGAACATTAAACAACGTGCTCATAAAGAAGCTAAACTAAAAGAAGAAGCTTCGAAAATTGCTGAGCAAATTGTTGCCAAGAAAATTTCTATTGGTGCTAAAACAAGTACTTCAGGCAAAATCTTCGGATCGGTTAACACCATCCAGTTGGCTGAAGCGATCAACAAAAAAGGATTTGAGATCGACCGCAAACAGATTTCTATTCCTGAAGACAGCATCAAAGAAGTTGGTACTCATACAGCTAAAATCAAACTACACAAAGAAGTTGTGGTTGAGATTGAATTTGAAGTTGTTGCGGAATAA
- a CDS encoding RNA-binding protein: protein MNIYIGNLPFNMGEEDLREIFEEYGEVASAKIIMDKFTGRSKGFGFVEMEDDSEANKAIEELNNAEVAGRNIKVNESKPRENNNRGGGGYNRGGGGGYGRRDRY, encoded by the coding sequence ATGAACATTTACATTGGAAATTTGCCTTTTAACATGGGCGAAGAAGATTTGAGAGAAATTTTTGAAGAGTATGGCGAAGTTGCTTCAGCTAAAATTATCATGGATAAATTTACCGGAAGAAGCAAAGGATTTGGTTTCGTTGAAATGGAAGATGATTCGGAAGCTAACAAAGCAATCGAAGAATTGAACAACGCTGAAGTTGCAGGACGTAACATCAAAGTTAACGAATCAAAACCACGTGAAAACAACAACCGCGGCGGTGGTGGTTACAACCGTGGTGGCGGTGGTGGTTACGGACGTCGTGACCGTTACTAG
- a CDS encoding tRNA threonylcarbamoyladenosine dehydratase: MHWLERTELLLGEEKLAKLKSANVLVVGLGGVGAYAAEQLCRAGIGKMTIVDGDVVEESNRNRQLPALVSTKGLPKAEIMAKRFYDINPDLELTIVNEFIRDERTNELLESQPFDYVVDAIDTLSPKVFLVYQAVQMGLKVISSMGAGGKVDPSKIEICDIKKSYNCKLAKMMRKRLGRLGVKKGVKVVFSSEEIDETAVRLEEGQNKKSTVGTISYMPPLFGCFIASVVIRDLTAE, from the coding sequence ATGCACTGGTTGGAACGTACAGAGTTGTTGTTGGGAGAAGAAAAACTGGCCAAACTTAAAAGTGCCAATGTGTTGGTGGTTGGTTTAGGTGGAGTAGGAGCATATGCAGCAGAGCAGTTGTGTCGTGCCGGTATCGGAAAAATGACCATAGTTGATGGCGATGTTGTGGAAGAAAGTAACCGTAACCGCCAGCTTCCTGCATTAGTTAGCACAAAAGGATTGCCAAAAGCCGAAATTATGGCTAAACGTTTTTACGATATAAATCCTGACCTGGAGCTAACTATCGTAAACGAATTTATCCGCGATGAAAGAACAAATGAGCTTCTTGAAAGTCAACCATTCGATTATGTAGTAGATGCAATCGACACACTATCTCCTAAAGTATTCCTGGTGTATCAAGCTGTGCAAATGGGATTAAAGGTAATTAGCTCAATGGGAGCCGGGGGAAAAGTGGATCCTTCAAAAATTGAAATTTGTGATATAAAAAAGTCGTACAATTGTAAGTTGGCAAAAATGATGCGTAAACGATTGGGGCGTCTTGGAGTTAAAAAGGGCGTAAAAGTTGTTTTTTCTTCCGAGGAAATTGATGAAACAGCAGTGCGTTTAGAAGAAGGACAGAACAAGAAATCGACAGTTGGCACCATTTCGTACATGCCTCCTTTATTTGGATGTTTTATTGCCAGTGTTGTTATCCGTGATTTGACAGCAGAGTAA
- a CDS encoding TatD family hydrolase — protein sequence MNSFPYIDIHTHPFHQESDTITVQNIFPGDGFAAFNGRNFYSVGLHPWHIGSKQENNEALQMVEEALEFDHVIFVGEAGLDKINGGDFIEQLRVFEAQAVIAEEYQYPLIIHCVKAINEVVALRNKMNPVMPWILHGYSGSIEQTKQLVDKGFLFSFGKILFRENAKAIESFKYLPLNKIFLETDEVELGVESVYKQAAILKDIPLEKLREAVWNNFNQIEKSLMPGRM from the coding sequence ATGAATTCATTTCCCTATATCGACATTCACACTCATCCGTTTCATCAGGAAAGCGATACAATTACAGTTCAAAATATATTTCCGGGAGATGGCTTTGCTGCTTTCAATGGACGTAATTTTTATTCGGTAGGTCTTCATCCGTGGCACATTGGCAGTAAACAGGAAAATAATGAAGCGTTGCAAATGGTTGAGGAGGCACTTGAATTCGACCATGTAATTTTTGTTGGCGAGGCCGGTCTGGATAAAATAAACGGTGGCGATTTTATTGAACAGCTGCGGGTTTTTGAAGCACAGGCCGTTATTGCAGAAGAATATCAATACCCGCTAATCATACATTGTGTAAAAGCAATAAATGAAGTGGTAGCGCTTCGAAATAAAATGAATCCTGTCATGCCCTGGATTTTACATGGATACAGTGGCAGTATTGAACAAACAAAGCAATTGGTAGATAAAGGATTTCTCTTTTCGTTCGGTAAAATTCTTTTTCGCGAAAATGCAAAAGCTATAGAGTCATTTAAATACCTGCCTCTGAATAAAATCTTTTTAGAAACTGATGAAGTAGAATTAGGCGTTGAGAGTGTTTACAAACAGGCTGCCATCTTGAAGGATATTCCTTTAGAGAAACTTCGGGAGGCCGTTTGGAACAATTTTAATCAGATAGAAAAATCACTGATGCCTGGAAGAATGTAG
- the elbB gene encoding isoprenoid biosynthesis glyoxalase ElbB, with translation MKNIAVVLAGNGVYDGAEIHEATLTLLAIAQQGAAYQCFAPDVEQAHVVNHITGEEMPEKRNVMIEAARIARGNIKALSEYKAADYDAIVFPGGFGAAKNLCTFAFDGPDCKVNADVEKAIKETVAAKKPVGSLCISPAILAKVLGDVKVTIGQDKGTAEAIESMGATHVITNHGEIVVDEKYKVITTPCYMLDANISQIAEGATNVMAKILELA, from the coding sequence ATGAAAAATATAGCAGTAGTATTGGCCGGAAACGGCGTTTATGACGGAGCCGAAATTCATGAAGCAACATTAACGTTATTAGCAATTGCTCAGCAAGGAGCAGCCTATCAGTGTTTTGCTCCTGATGTTGAACAGGCACATGTAGTAAATCATATAACAGGTGAAGAGATGCCGGAGAAGCGTAATGTAATGATTGAAGCTGCACGAATTGCCCGAGGTAATATAAAAGCATTGTCGGAATATAAAGCTGCCGATTATGATGCTATCGTTTTTCCGGGGGGATTTGGTGCCGCAAAGAATCTTTGTACTTTCGCGTTCGATGGTCCTGATTGTAAGGTAAATGCCGACGTTGAGAAAGCAATAAAAGAAACAGTTGCAGCTAAAAAACCGGTAGGTTCCTTATGTATTTCACCGGCAATATTGGCAAAAGTACTCGGTGATGTAAAAGTTACAATCGGTCAGGATAAAGGAACTGCTGAGGCCATTGAATCTATGGGAGCCACACATGTAATTACAAACCACGGCGAAATTGTAGTGGACGAGAAGTATAAAGTAATAACAACACCCTGTTATATGCTCGACGCTAATATTTCACAAATTGCCGAAGGAGCAACAAATGTAATGGCTAAAATTCTCGAGTTAGCCTAA
- the metA gene encoding homoserine O-succinyltransferase, whose protein sequence is MPLNINDKLPAIDILREENIFVMDSSRASHQDIRPLKIVILNLMPLKITTETDLLRLLSNSPLQIEIDFLKIKGHTPKNTPSSHMSEFYRTFDELSSKKYDGMIITGAPVEQLEFEEVTYWGEMKEILDWAEHHVTSSLFICWAAQAALFHYYKVPKYPIGKKMFGVFEHQLSDNTLPIFRGFDDAFFIPHSRHTEVRKEDIEKVNELQIISCSDEAGVSIVKAKNGRQLFITGHSEYSRHTLDGEYKRDLAKNLPIEIPKNYYPDDDPSKTPVMRWKSTANLLFSNWLNYYVYQETPYDLEQIS, encoded by the coding sequence ATGCCACTAAATATAAATGATAAACTACCGGCAATTGACATACTTCGCGAGGAGAATATTTTTGTGATGGATTCATCGCGGGCATCGCATCAGGATATCCGGCCACTGAAAATTGTGATCTTAAACCTTATGCCGCTAAAAATAACTACTGAAACTGATTTGCTTCGGTTGTTATCAAACTCTCCATTGCAAATAGAGATTGATTTTTTAAAAATTAAGGGACATACACCTAAAAATACGCCGTCGTCGCATATGTCAGAGTTTTATCGGACTTTCGATGAATTGAGTAGTAAAAAATACGATGGTATGATTATTACAGGCGCTCCGGTAGAACAACTCGAATTTGAAGAGGTAACTTACTGGGGTGAAATGAAAGAGATCCTTGACTGGGCCGAGCACCATGTAACGTCATCGTTATTTATTTGCTGGGCGGCACAGGCTGCGTTGTTTCATTATTATAAGGTGCCAAAATATCCTATCGGTAAAAAAATGTTTGGCGTTTTCGAGCATCAATTGTCAGACAATACGCTGCCGATTTTCAGAGGTTTTGATGATGCCTTTTTTATTCCACACTCACGTCATACCGAAGTGCGTAAAGAGGATATCGAAAAAGTGAATGAGCTGCAAATTATTTCTTGCTCAGATGAAGCCGGAGTGTCCATCGTGAAAGCTAAAAACGGTCGACAATTGTTTATTACGGGGCATTCCGAATATTCGCGGCACACGCTGGACGGCGAGTACAAACGCGACCTTGCAAAAAATTTGCCCATAGAAATTCCTAAAAACTACTATCCTGATGATGATCCGTCGAAAACACCAGTTATGCGTTGGAAATCAACTGCGAATTTGCTGTTTTCGAACTGGCTGAATTATTACGTATACCAGGAGACTCCTTACGATCTGGAACAAATAAGTTAA
- a CDS encoding O-acetylhomoserine aminocarboxypropyltransferase/cysteine synthase → MTTQKLNFETLQLHAGQQPDSATNSRAVPIYQTSSYVFNDADHAANLFALKEFGNIYTRIMNPTSDVFEQRIAALEGGVAALSVSSGHAAQFLALNNILDIGDNIVSSPYLYGGTYNQFKVTFKRLGIEARLTEDLEASSFEKLIDENTKAIYLETIGNPGFVIPDFDAIAAVAKKYDIPFIVDNTFAGGGYLFRPIEHGADIVVESATKWIGGHGTSIGGVIIDAGTYNWGNGKFPGFTEPSEGYHGLKYWDVFNFDGPFGNIAFIIKARVEGLRDFGSAISPFNSFLLLQGLETLSLRMDRHVENTLALAKWLEEHPKVESVNYPGLESSPSYANAQKYLPKGAGGVLSFNVKGDKDTANNVVNNLELVSHLANVGDAKSLIIQPAATTHQQLSEEAQAAAGVTPTQLRVSVGLEHISDIIADFEQALAKV, encoded by the coding sequence ATGACAACTCAAAAATTAAATTTCGAAACACTGCAGCTACATGCAGGACAACAACCCGATTCAGCAACTAACTCGCGTGCTGTGCCAATTTATCAAACATCATCGTACGTGTTTAACGATGCAGATCATGCAGCCAACTTGTTTGCCTTAAAAGAGTTTGGCAACATATACACACGTATCATGAATCCAACTTCGGATGTGTTTGAGCAGCGTATCGCAGCACTCGAAGGGGGAGTGGCAGCACTTTCTGTTTCATCAGGCCATGCTGCACAGTTTCTGGCATTAAATAATATTCTGGATATTGGTGACAATATTGTTTCTTCTCCTTATCTGTACGGTGGAACCTACAACCAGTTTAAAGTTACCTTTAAACGACTGGGAATTGAGGCTCGTTTAACGGAAGACCTTGAGGCTTCATCGTTCGAGAAACTGATTGACGAGAATACAAAAGCGATTTACCTTGAAACCATTGGAAATCCGGGATTTGTAATTCCTGATTTTGACGCGATTGCGGCGGTGGCTAAAAAATACGATATCCCGTTTATTGTTGACAATACTTTTGCCGGCGGTGGTTATTTGTTTCGCCCGATCGAGCATGGAGCTGACATTGTTGTGGAGTCGGCAACCAAATGGATTGGTGGCCACGGAACAAGCATTGGCGGTGTAATTATTGATGCCGGAACTTACAACTGGGGCAATGGTAAATTCCCCGGTTTCACTGAACCTTCAGAAGGTTATCACGGATTGAAATACTGGGATGTATTTAACTTCGATGGGCCATTCGGAAACATTGCATTTATTATAAAAGCACGTGTTGAAGGACTGCGCGATTTTGGTTCAGCAATCAGTCCGTTTAACTCGTTCCTGTTGCTTCAGGGATTGGAAACACTATCGCTCAGAATGGATCGACATGTGGAAAATACACTGGCACTGGCCAAATGGCTCGAGGAACATCCAAAAGTAGAGAGTGTAAATTACCCGGGATTGGAAAGCAGTCCGTCGTATGCCAACGCACAGAAATACCTGCCAAAAGGAGCCGGTGGTGTACTGTCGTTCAATGTAAAAGGCGATAAAGATACGGCTAACAATGTGGTAAATAACCTGGAGCTGGTAAGTCACCTGGCAAATGTTGGCGACGCTAAATCCCTGATCATTCAGCCGGCGGCAACAACGCACCAGCAATTATCGGAAGAAGCGCAGGCAGCCGCAGGTGTAACTCCAACGCAGCTGCGTGTTAGCGTTGGATTAGAGCACATTAGTGACATAATTGCCGACTTTGAACAGGCACTTGCTAAAGTTTAA
- a CDS encoding ACT domain-containing protein, with protein sequence MSDTVIRFGGSHIGNQIALQNLKVYLNGSKSRNYVVVSAIPGLLNLIESSLEEVFQNELNEEELLNEIYGFYIGAIDEQPSVAYSKLAGQLVGLLKGIVLIGDYSRALKDQVLSFAEKLSVEVLLSLWEEAAIINLEEIALQVSSDFGNATFLSIDKNKLNELDNGVYLIPGTYGLTENKKLARTGKTAADYTAAFLTKELGIEALKLWGLDNDFQRADPSIIEDPAIIQRLTYSEASELAYFEHYSFHPRTVEPLEHAHIPIQVLSTDTTDGVVETTINTETYIEEQIVKSVACTDDISLLKLDGPGVGLKPGILAKVTNQLNDAGLNIKSVITSQTSINFILSKENGAKALKLVHKLGFSAVTDIKVVNDVALIGIVGHGMQQAYGVSAKIFAAVANNKINVILSGSGASDLVSYLVVQEAYKEKSVREIYKAFF encoded by the coding sequence ATGTCGGATACTGTTATTCGATTTGGTGGAAGCCATATTGGCAACCAAATAGCATTACAAAATTTAAAAGTCTATCTAAACGGAAGTAAAAGCCGTAATTACGTGGTGGTTTCGGCCATCCCCGGTTTACTTAATCTCATTGAATCCAGTCTTGAAGAGGTATTTCAGAATGAACTGAATGAAGAGGAATTGTTGAATGAGATTTACGGATTCTACATCGGTGCAATTGATGAGCAACCGTCTGTAGCGTATTCAAAATTAGCCGGTCAGTTGGTTGGTTTGTTAAAAGGAATAGTGCTTATTGGCGATTATTCGCGTGCCTTAAAGGACCAGGTTCTTAGTTTTGCCGAGAAATTGTCGGTTGAGGTTTTATTGTCGCTTTGGGAAGAAGCAGCTATTATTAATCTGGAAGAAATTGCCTTGCAGGTATCATCCGATTTCGGAAATGCGACTTTTTTATCGATTGATAAGAATAAACTAAATGAACTGGATAATGGCGTTTACCTGATTCCCGGTACCTACGGACTTACTGAGAACAAAAAGCTGGCACGAACCGGAAAAACTGCAGCCGATTATACTGCAGCTTTTCTTACTAAAGAGTTGGGTATTGAAGCCTTAAAGCTCTGGGGCCTCGACAACGATTTCCAACGTGCCGACCCTTCAATTATAGAAGATCCAGCTATAATTCAGCGGCTAACATATTCCGAGGCCAGTGAGTTGGCGTATTTCGAGCATTATTCGTTTCACCCACGAACGGTTGAACCGCTGGAACATGCTCATATTCCGATTCAGGTACTGAGTACCGATACCACAGATGGCGTGGTTGAAACCACTATTAACACCGAAACGTACATCGAAGAGCAGATTGTGAAAAGCGTGGCTTGCACCGACGATATTTCGCTGTTAAAGCTCGACGGACCGGGTGTTGGTTTAAAACCGGGTATTCTGGCTAAAGTTACCAACCAGTTAAACGATGCCGGGCTGAACATTAAGTCGGTAATTACTTCGCAAACGTCCATCAATTTTATCTTAAGCAAAGAAAATGGCGCAAAAGCATTAAAACTCGTGCACAAATTGGGTTTCTCTGCTGTTACTGATATCAAGGTGGTAAACGATGTCGCACTGATTGGTATTGTAGGTCACGGAATGCAACAGGCGTATGGTGTGTCGGCAAAGATATTTGCTGCAGTGGCCAACAACAAAATTAATGTAATACTAAGTGGTTCCGGAGCATCCGACCTGGTAAGTTACCTGGTAGTTCAGGAAGCCTACAAAGAAAAAAGTGTGCGTGAAATTTATAAGGCTTTTTTCTAA